A stretch of Pirellulales bacterium DNA encodes these proteins:
- a CDS encoding glucose-1-phosphate thymidylyltransferase, producing the protein MQIVLFEDEQTAQLDPICAARPAFTMNCGSYRLLDFAAQLGPIYTLVRQHLQAVEAADAPERVPPEKLLAATALFVNARLVPSVESLRSLKAIAETAEEGIVKVGNCVAAAFVQRRSIDIPREDLPRSIAARLDSLDLPPLHAQLPLLEYPHELLRHHLNCCRDNLEYRIQAGGYREIRDGLFAADHVTIGEHLATDTRGGPIVIDSGAAIGPFCFLRGPVYLGPNSRLNEHAAIKDNVVLSHTTKAGGEVEASILEPFTNKQHHGFLGHSYLGSWVNLGAGTSNSDLKNTYGTVNVEYRGKKTATGMQFVGMLVGDYAKTAVNTSIFTGKTIGACSMAYGFVTTNVPAFCNYARSFGQVTDLPAEVMIATQARMFARRNVPQRPCDVQLIHDLYALAKQERHLSDEPLSL; encoded by the coding sequence TTCACGATGAACTGCGGCAGCTATCGGCTGCTCGATTTTGCCGCGCAACTCGGGCCAATTTACACTCTGGTGCGCCAACATTTGCAAGCGGTCGAAGCGGCCGATGCCCCCGAGCGTGTGCCCCCAGAAAAGCTGCTTGCCGCGACGGCGCTCTTTGTGAATGCCCGGCTCGTGCCATCGGTCGAATCGCTTCGCTCGCTCAAGGCGATTGCCGAGACTGCCGAGGAAGGAATTGTAAAAGTGGGAAACTGTGTCGCGGCAGCGTTCGTGCAACGCCGCAGCATCGATATCCCTCGCGAAGATCTGCCGCGGTCGATTGCCGCGCGATTGGATTCTCTCGATTTGCCGCCGCTCCATGCGCAATTGCCGCTGCTGGAATATCCGCACGAACTGCTGCGACATCATCTGAATTGCTGCCGCGACAACCTGGAATATCGGATTCAAGCGGGTGGATATCGCGAAATTCGCGACGGACTGTTTGCCGCCGACCATGTGACGATCGGCGAACATTTGGCGACGGACACTCGCGGCGGGCCAATCGTGATCGACTCGGGCGCTGCCATCGGCCCGTTTTGCTTCCTGCGCGGCCCGGTCTATCTGGGGCCAAATTCGCGGCTCAACGAGCATGCCGCAATCAAAGACAACGTCGTGCTGTCGCACACCACCAAGGCTGGCGGCGAAGTCGAAGCGTCGATCCTCGAACCTTTCACCAACAAGCAGCATCACGGCTTTCTCGGCCATAGCTATCTGGGAAGCTGGGTGAACCTCGGCGCAGGCACTTCGAACAGCGATTTGAAAAACACCTACGGCACGGTCAATGTCGAGTACCGAGGGAAAAAAACGGCGACCGGCATGCAGTTTGTCGGCATGTTGGTCGGCGACTACGCCAAAACGGCCGTAAACACCAGCATCTTCACGGGCAAGACGATTGGCGCTTGCAGCATGGCCTACGGCTTTGTGACGACCAACGTGCCAGCGTTTTGCAACTACGCCCGTTCCTTCGGCCAAGTGACCGACCTACCAGCCGAAGTGATGATCGCCACTCAAGCCCGCATGTTCGCCCGCCGAAATGTGCCCCAACGGCCATGCGACGTGCAGTTAATCCACGATCTCTACGCGCTGGCGAAGCAAGAACGACATTTGAGCGACGAGCCACTGTCGCTGTAG
- a CDS encoding GxxExxY protein, with translation MVLQLSRRGLKFEKQRPLPVADRGIKIDGSFRLDEVVEKSVIVEINAVDKIVPVHDAPLLTNMKRSDVRIGLLINFHTAVLK, from the coding sequence TTGGTCTTGCAACTTTCGCGACGGGGATTGAAGTTCGAGAAGCAACGGCCCTTGCCGGTCGCCGATCGGGGGATCAAAATCGACGGTTCGTTCCGCCTCGACGAGGTGGTCGAGAAATCCGTCATCGTAGAAATTAACGCGGTCGATAAAATTGTCCCTGTTCACGATGCACCGTTGCTAACCAATATGAAGCGATCTGACGTTCGGATTGGGCTGTTAATCAACTTTCACACCGCCGTTTTGAAGTAG